A segment of the Myxococcus guangdongensis genome:
CAGCGCTGGATTCTCTTCTTCGACGAGGCCGACGCCCTCTTCGGCAAGCGCACCGAGTCGCGCAACGCCAATGACCACGCGGCCAACCAACAAATCTCCTACCTGCTCCAGCGCATCGAGGACTTCCCTGGCATCGCCATCCTCGCCAGCAACCAGCGCGCCCACTTCGACGAGGCCTTCGCCCGCCGCTTCCAGTCGATGATTCACTTCCCCATGCCCGGCCCCGCCCAGCGCCTGCGGCTGTGGGAGGCGTGCTTCAAGGACAAACCCTTCCAGCTGGCCCCCGACGTGGACCTCCCGAAGCTCGCCCGCGAGCACGAGCTGTCCGGCGGCGCCATCATCAACGTGCTCCGCCACGCCTGCCTCAAGGCCGTCGTCCGCACGCCCCAACAGCTGCGCGCCGCGGACCTCCTCCACGGCATCCACCGCGAACTCCACAAGGAAGGGCGCTACACCCTCCCAGCGCGATGAAACCTGCTTAACACGCCATGTCAGAAATCCTTGATTGACGAATCAATCCACCGTTACGGTGAGCGCCCCCATCCATTCGCAGTCCAGTGAGGTGCTCCATGGCGCAGCGTCTCCTCTCGCGGTGGTTCCCCCGTTGCTCCCTGCTGGTCGCGGTGTTGATACCCGTCCTCGCGACGGCGGCCGTGCCGTCTGCCCTCCCCGTCGCCCACGGCGTGCTCACGGCGGCGGCGACGACGGGCTTCAAGTTCGTGGACATCCCGGTGGGCGGCGGGGTGGTGCTCAAGGCCAACCACATCGCCCCGGCGACGCCCGGTCCCCACCCGGCCGTCGTGTTCATCTCGAGCTGGGGGCTCAACGACTTGGAGTACCTGGCCCAGGCCAAGGCGCTGGCGGAGCGAGGCTACGTGGCGCTGTCGTACACGCCTCGGGGCTTCTGGGCGTCGGGCGGTGGAATCGACACGGCGGGCCCGACGGACATCGCGGACACCTCGCACGTCATCGACTGGCTGTTGGCGAACACGCCGACGAACCCGGCGCGCATCGGCCTGTCGGGCGTGTCGTACGGCGCGGGCATCGCCCTCATCGCCTCCGGCTTCGACTCGCGCGTGAAGGCCGTGGCCGCGCTCTCCGGATGGACGGACCTGGTGGCGTCGCTGTACGGCGGCGACACGCGCAGGCCCCAGGCGGTGGCCCTGCTGGACGTGGCCGCGCGGCTGCTCGGCCGTCCCAGCCCCGAGCTGCGGACCACCATCGACAACTACTTCGCCAACCGGGACATCGAGGGCATCAAGCAGTGGGGCCGCATCCGCTCCGCCGCCACCTACGTGGACCGCATCAACGCCCACGCGCCCGCCATCCTCATCGCCAACGCGTACGGCGACAGCCTCTTCCCTCCCAACCAGCTCATCTCCTTCTTCAACCGGCTCACCGGCCCCAAGCGCCTGGAACTCGCGCCCGGGGACCACGCCGTCGTCGAGGCCACGGGCCTGGTCGGCCTGCCCAATCACGTGTGGACCAGCGTGACGCGGTGGCTGGACCAGCACGTCGCCGGCATCGACACGGGCATCGGCAACGAGCCGCCGCTCGTGCTGCGCACCTACGACGGCGACGTGGAGGGGTATGCCTCCTGGGCCGCCGTCACCTCCAGCACCCAGCGCCACGGCCTGGGCGCCATCCGGCTGCTCGATGGCACCGGCACCCTCGGCGGCGCGCCCACCGCGGGCGGCTCACGCACCGTCTGGGGCGGCATCGATACCACCGCCGACGCGGGCGTCGCGCTGCTGACCAACGGCCTGCAGGGGCTGACGGGAATCCCGCCCATCGTGTGGCTGCCGGGCGTCAACCGGCTGCGCGCGGGCGTGTGGACCTCGCCGCCGGCCTCGCGAGAGCTGGCCCTGCGCGGCACCACCGCGCTGCGGCTGCGCATCACCCCGACGACGGCCTCCGGCACCGTGGTCGCCTATCTCTACGACGTCGTGGGGGACTTCGGCGGCCTCATCACCCACGTGCCGCTGAGCTGGTACGGCGCCACGCCGGGCACCCCGCTCGATTTGGACCTGGTGTTCCCCGTCACCGCGTATGACGTCCCGGCCTGGCACTCGCTGGCGCTCGTGGTGGACACCGAGGACCCGCTCTACTTCGGCGCCAACACGCCCAACGCCACGCTGAGCCTGGGCGGCCCGTCCTGGTTGGATTTGCCCCTGCGCTAGCCTCGCGCGTTCCCACCCTCTCGGAGGTGAAGATTCCGGGAGGGTGTGTGAATACCCGCCCCCGCCGCTGACACGTCAGCGCGGCGTCCGTGCGGGCCAGGCCCCCTCCTGACACGTCAGCAAAGCCTCGCAGGGCCCCGCGTCCCATCTGTGACGTGATGGCCCGTGCCATGCAACTGTGAATAGCCACACAGTCGTGGCAGAAGGCCGTGCGCGCGCTCAGTGCGACGCACGGATGTGGAGGAACCCTTGAATTCTCGAAGTCATCATTCCCTGCTCGGAGGGCTGGCCGTTCTCTGGGCCCTCTCCGCTCAAGCGCAGGTCCAGCGGATCCCCAACCTGGAGCTGGAGCGGTTGCAGCTCAACCCCGGCGCCAAGGACAGCCTCGTGCTGTCCACGGGTGACTTGCTGCCGGACGGCACCTTCCGGTTGGGGCTCACGGCCCACTACGAGCACAAGCCGCTGGTGCTGCTGCGCAATGACGATGAGGTGAGCACCATCGTCTCGAACCGCGTGACGGTGCACCTGAGCGGCGCCTACGCCGTGACGGATTGGTTGGAGTTGGGTCTTCAGGTTCCCATCGTCTCGCAGTGGGGCCCGGACACGACGGCGCTCGGCTTCCAGACGCCGTCCACGCTGGCGCTGGGCACGCCGTGGGCGCAGGCGCGCGCGGGGCTGCTGTCCGAGGCGCGCGGTGGCCCGTTGGACGTGGGCCTGCACCTGGGCGCGGCGCTGCCCCTGGGCAGCAAGGACACCCTCACGCGCGACCAGGGCTTCGTCTTCACCCCCCGCCTGGGCCTGGGCAAGAAGCTGGGCGACGGCTGGCGCGTGGGCGCGGACGTGGGCGCGCTGGTGCGCACCAAGAAGTACGCCCTGACGCCCGACGCGGACCCGCTGCGGGACGAGCTGGGCGTGGAGATGAACGGCGGCGTCAACCTGACGGCCAACCTGTTCGGCCTGCGCGAGGAGCTGGTGGTGCGCGGCACCCTGCCGTTCGCGGACGCGCCCGAGTCGATGGAGGTGCTGCTGGGCCTGCGCACGCCGGCCAAGGCGGGCACCGAGTTCTACATCATGGGCGGTCCGGGCTTCGGCCGGACGCCCGGCACGCCCGAGTTCCGCGTGCTGGCGGGCGTCAACTTCGGGCCGCGTGACGATGCGCCCGCATGTGTCGCGGGCCAGCCCCACGAGCCCGCGCGCTGTCCCAACCTGGACGCGGACGGCGACGGCGTGACGAACGCGCAGGACCGCTGCCCCACCACGCCCGGCCTCGCCGAGCTCAACGGCTGCCCGGACGGCGACGACGACAAGGACGGCATCCCCAATCTGGCCGACAAGTGCCCCGCCCAGCCGGAGAACATCAACGGCTTCCAGGACGAGGACGGCTGCCCGGACGACCCGGACTCCGACAACGACGGCATCACCGACTCCAAGGACGCGTGCCCGAACCAGCCCGAGGACAAGGACGGCTTCCAGGACGAGGACGGCTGCCCGGACCCGGACAATGACCAGGACGGCATCGCCGACGCCAAGGACGCGTGCCCCAACGAGGCGGGCCCGAAGGAGAACCGCGGCTGCCCGGACAAGGACCGCGACAACGACGGCCTGGTGGACCGGCTGGACAACTGCCCGGACGAGCCGGGACCGGTGAAGAACCACGGCTGCAAGCAGAAGCAGCTCGCGCAGATTGGCGAGGGCCAGATTCGCATCCTCGAGGCCGTCTTCTTCGAGAACAACAAGGACCTCATCAGCCCGCGCAGCTTCAAGCTGCTCGACGGCGTGGCCGCCATCCTCGTGTCGCACCCCGAAATCGAGAAGGTGCGCGTCGAGGGCCACACCGACAACACGGGCAAGGCCGACTACAACCTGGAGCTGTCACAGCGCCGCGCCGAGGCGGTGGCGAAGTACCTGGAGGGCAAGGGCGTCAAGCGCGAGCGGCTGGAGCCGCGCGGCTTCGGTCCCCAGAAGCCCATCGCGGAGAACACCACCAAGGCCGGCCGCGCCAAGAACCGCCGCGTGGAGTTCCGCATCGTCGGTGACGCCGATGGCGTCGAGACGAAGAGCGGCGAGCCCACCGACACCCTCGAGAAGTGAGGAAAGACCTCTCATGCCATCATCATCCATGCATCCCATCGCCATGAAGCGGGCCCGGACAGGCCCGTCCGTGGCCGCGCTCGCCCTGGCGCTCATCACCACCCTCACCGGCTGCCAGGAGCAGCAGCCCACCGCGCTCGCCTCGACCGAGGCGCCCCACGCCCAGCGCTCCGAGCTGGCCGGCCCCGTCATCGGTGACGGACGCATCCAGCCCGGAGAGGAGTGCGACGACGGCAACACGGCGAGCGGGGACGGCTGTTCGTCCACCGGCGCCATCGAGGCGGGCTACCTGTGTCACGTCCCCGGACGGGCCTGTTCGCTCGCCTCGCTGTGCGGCAACAACACGGTCGACCCGGGCGAGGCCTGCGACGACGGCAACACCGCGGCGGGCACCAACGGCTGCTCGGCCACGTGTGACTTGTCCCTGTGCGGCAACGGCGCGTTCAACAACCGCCAGTGGCCGAACTTCGACCAGGAGATCTGCGACGACGGCAACCGCACCGAGGGCGACGGCTGCAACCGGATGTGCGAGGTGGAGCCCGGCTTCGCCTGCACCGGCACGCCCAGCCGCTGCGTGAGGGCGGGCATCGCCTTCTTCAACACCGGCGTGGACCAGAACAACCGCCGCCTGGAGTCCGGCGCGGACCCGCACTGGTTCTACTCCAACACGACGACGGGCGCGGCCATCGGCGCGCGCAGCGCCAATGACTGGCCGCAGGAGATCCAGACCGCCACCTTCATGGTGGCCCCGCTGGGTGCCCCCACGTGCGTCTACCAGGACTTCATCATCCCCTCGACGACGAACGTGGCGCAGTTCCGCATGCGCATCGCCACGTTCAACGACAACTCGTTCGACGGCGCCACGGTCAACGGCCAGGCCTTCACGCCCGTCACCGTGAGCGAGCCCGCGGGCCAGCCGTGGCAGAAGAGCATCATCCGTGAGTTCGGCACCACGGCGGCCTGGAAGACGGGCCTCAACCGGCTGGAGCTGTGCAACGAGAACGAGGCGTCGCCCCCCAACGCGTTCCGCTACCTCTTCGTGGACGCCTACGACGACCGCTGCGGCGACGGCGTGGTGTCCCCCCGCGAGGAGTGCGACGACGGCGACACGAGCAACGGTGACGGCTGCAGCGCCACGTGCGGCATCGAGCCCGGCTACGGCTGCACCGGCCAGCCCAGCTCCTGCGCGGCGACGTGCGGCAACGGCCTGCTCAACCCCGGCGAGCAGTGCGACGACGGCAACCTCACCCCGAACGACGGCTGCAACGCGTCCTGCCGCGTGGAGTCCGGCTACGCGTGCCCCACCCCCGGCCAGGCCTGTGTCGCCACGTGCGGCAACGGCGCCATCGACGCGGGCGAGCTGTGCGACGATGGCAACAACATGTCGGGTGACGGCTGCTCCAACGCGTGCCGCATCGAGAACGGCTACGAGTGCTCGGGCGCGCCCTCCAACTGCGCGCCCACGTGCGGCAACGGCGTGCTCAACCCGGGCGAGCTGTGCGACGACGGCAACACGAACCTGGGTGACGGCTGCTCCAACGCCTGCACCCTGGAGCTGGGCTACACCTGCCCCACCGTGGGCCAGCCGTGCGTGAAGACGTGCGGCAACGGCACCGTGGACCCGGGCGAGCAGTGCGACGACGGCAACCTGAACTCGGGTGACGGCTGCGCCACCGAGTGCAAGCCGGAGCCGGGCTACTCGTGCAGCCGCCCCTCCAGCGGCCCGTCCGTGTGTGTCGCCACCTGCGGCAACGGCGCGCTGGACGCCAACGAGACGTGCGACGACGGCAACACCTCCGGCGGCGACGGCTGCAGCCAGGGCTGCGCGGTGGAGGCGGGCTACCAGTGCTCCGGCGCCCCGTCCACGTGCACCACCCTCTGCGGCGACGGCATCCGCGCGGGCGCCGAGACATGCGACGACGGCAACACCTCCGGCAACGACGGCTGCTCAGCCACCTGCGCCGTGGAGCCGGGCTACACCTGCCCGCCCCCGGGCACCGTGTGCTTCGCCACGTGCGGCAACGGCGTCCTCAACGCCGGCGAGACGTGCGACGACGGCAACACCACCTCCGGCGACGGCTGCTCCAACACGTGCGCCCAGGAGCCGGGCTACACGTGCAGTGGCCAGCCCAGCACCTGCGCCACCACCTGCGGCGACGGCACCGTGGCCGGCGGCGAGGTGTGCGACGACGGCAATCTGGAGAGCGGTGACACCTGCTCGCCGCGCTGCCTGTGGTCCAACGGCCAGCCCTGCGCCGCGTCCGGCGTCTGCGACAGCGGCCTGTGCAACCCCCACTCGAACGTCTGCGTCAGCCCCAACGTGTGCGGCAACGGGCTGCTCGACGAGGGTGAGCAGTGCGACGACGGTGACACCACCGGCAACGACGGCTGCTCGGCCACGTGCACCGTGGAGACGGGCTACACCTGCGCGGGCATCCCCTCCGCGTGCGCGGTGACGTGCGGCGACGGCGTCAAGGCCGCCGCCGAGGCGTGCGACGACGGCAACACCACCGCGGGCGACGGCTGCTCGGCCACCTGCACCATCGAGGCGGGCCACGGCTGCCAGAACACCAACGTGCACGCCATCTACACGCGGCTGGGCCGCTCGCAGTGCACCAGCGTGACGGACATCGCCCAGCCGGACCTGGCGGCGGCCGCCACCCAGGCGACGCTCACGGTGCCGGGCCGCTACCGCGCGGCCTATGTCTCCGGCGCGGTGAGCTACTCGGGCACCGACACCTGGTACCCGGGCCTGTTCGGCTTCAACCACGTCACCGGCGCGGGGACCCAGCGCTTCACGCTGGGCCGTCTGCCGGCGTCGGGCACGGTTTCGGCCACCCGTGACGCGGCCATGGGCCTGGGCTTCGGGCATCACCAGGACTTCGACGCGCTGAGCGGCGACGTGCGCCTGGCGCTCGTGGACACCGACTGCGCGGACAACAACAACACGGAGACGCAGGTGGCCTACCGGGTGGACTCGCTGTCCATCTGCCAGCTCATCCCCGTGCTGACGGACCCGGCGCCGGGCGGCGTGACGGACCCGGTCATCGGCGGCACCGGTTCGCCGGGCTCCACCATCGACGTCTACGTCGACGGTGGCACCACGCCGGTGTGCACCGTGGTGGTGGACGCCGCGGGCCGCTGGACGTGTGACTTGGGCAACATCCCCGAGGGTCCGCACTCGGTGGTCCTCACCTCCACGGAGGTGGGCGCCACGGAGACGGCTCCGCCGGTGAACATCACCGTCGAGCTGACCCCGCCGACGACGCCCGTCATCACGGGCCCCGCCAACGGCTCCACGGTGTCCAACAACACGCCGCCCATCAGCGGCACGTCCGACCCGGGCACCACCGTCACGGTGCGCGAGGGCGGCACCGTGGTGTGCACGGCCACCACCGACGCCAGCGGCCACTGGAGCTGCACGCCGACGACGCCGCTGCCCGACGGCACGCACACCATCACCGCCACCGCCGTCACCCCGCAGGGCAGCACCAGCGAGACCTCCACCCCGTCGACGTTCAACGTGGACACGGTGGCGCCCATCGCCCCCGTCATCACGGGCCCCACCAACGACTCCACCGTGTCCACCGGCACGCCGCCCATCGGCGGCACCGCGGAGCCCGGCTCCACGGTGACGGTGCGCGAGGGTGGCACCGTGGTGTGCACGGCCACCGCCGACGCCAGCGGCCACTGGAGCTGCACGCCCACGACGCCGCTGGCCGAGGGTCCCCACACCCTCACCGCCACGGCCACCGACGGCGCCGGCAACACCGGCCCCGCCTCGACGCCGGTGACGTTCACCGTCAGCACCGTCGTCCCTGGCGCGCCCGTCATCACGGGGCCCGCCAATGACTCGGTGCTGGCCGACTCCACGCCCGCCATCTCCGGCACGGCCACGCCGGGCACCACGGTGACGGTGCGCGAGGGCACCACGGTGGTCTGCACGGCCACCACCGACGCCAGCGGCCACTGGAGCTGCACGCCCACGACGCCGCTCGCGGACGGCCCGCACGACATCACCGCCACCGCCACGGACCCGTCCTCGGGCAACACGAGCGGGCCCTCCAACGTCGACACGTTCATCATCGACACGGTGCCGCCGGACACGTCCTTCAGCCGCACCCCGGGCGCGAGCTCCGGGAGCACCGAGGCCCCGTTCGCCTACGCCTCCAACGAGGTGGGCGTGACGTTCGAGTGCAGCCTGGACAACGGGCCCTACGTCCCCTGCCGGGACAGCTACGACGTCAGCGAGGGTGAGCACGTCCTGCGCGTGCGCGCCATCGACAGCGCGGGCAACGTGGACCCGACCCCCGCCGAGCACCGGTGGACGGTGCTCAACTCGCGCGCCTTCGCGGGCGGCGGTTGCAGCGCGGCGCCGGCCTCGTCCGCGGGCCTGGCCCTGCTGACCCTGTTGGGCCTGCGCCGTCGCAAGGCGCGTCGGTAGTCCGTCTTCCCACCGCCGGGGGGTCCACATCCCTTCCCCCAGTCCCCTGCCCCGGGGACTCGTGGACCTCCCGGCGGGTCTCCCCGCCTCGTCGCGCAACCCCGTATGCTGGGGGCCGTGGACAAGGCGGGGAAGACGCAGGAGAGGTACGAAGAGGAGCTGCTCCTCGCGCTGGACTACGGGCTCGTCTCCGCCGAGGAGGCGACCGCCCTGCGCGAGGAGGCGCTCGGCCTGGGCCGCAGCCCGCTGGAGCTCCTGCGCGCCCGGGGCGGGGTGAGCGAGCACACGCTGAGCACCCTGCGCGAGGAGCTGGGCCCTCCATTGGAGGAAGCTTCCAGTGGCAGTGGTGGCGCCCCGCTGGAGGCCACCACGTTGGACCCGCGCACGCCCCCGGTGGCGCCCCCCGTCGCCGCCCTGGCGGACGACGCGAGCGAGGCCCCCGTCTTCCCGGTGCCGGACTGGAACCGCTACCAGCCGGTGCGCTTCCTGGGTCAGGGCGGCATGGGGCAGGTGTTCCTGGCGTACGACCCGCTCTTGCGCCGCAACGTCGCGCTCAAGTTCGTGAAGGGCGGAGACCCGGAGCTGGCGAAGCGCTTCCTGTCGGAGGCGCGCGCCCAGGCCCGGGTGCGCCACGAGCGGGTGTGCGAGGTGTACGAGGTCGGCGAGGTGCAGGGGCGCGGCTACATCGCCATGCGCTACGTGGACGGCCAGTCGCTCGGGCAGCTGGCCGCCACGCTGACGCCGGAGCAGAAGGTGCTCGTGCTGCGGCAGGCCGCCGAGGGCGTCCACGCCGCCCACCGCGCGGGCCTGGTGCACCGGGACATCAAGCCCGGCAACATCCTGGTGGAGCGCACCGAGGACGGGGGCTACGCGCCCTTCGTGATGGACTTCGGCCTGGCGCGCGACTGGCGCGAGGAGGCGGGCCAGAGCGGCCTGGTGATGGGCACGCCCCACTACATGGCCCCCGAGCAGGCCCGCGGGGACACCTCCCGGCTGGACCGGCGCGTGGACGTCTGGGGCCTGGGCGCCACGCTGTACGTGCTGCTCACCGGCCAGACGCCCTTCGCCGGCGGTGGCCAGGACGTCATCACCCGCGTGCAGACGGAGGAGCCGCTCCCGCCGCGCGCGGTGGACCGGGACATCCCCGAGGACCTGGAGGCCGTGGTCCTCAAGTGCCTGGAGAAGGAGCGCTCGGCCCGGTACGACTCGGCGCGCGCGCTGGCGGATGACCTGGAGCGCTTCCTGGGCGGGGAGCCGGTGCACGCGCGGCGGGGCGTGGGCTACCGGCTGCGCAAGAAGGCGCGCAAGCACCGCGTGGCCCTGAGCCTGGCGGTGGCGGCGCTGACGGTGGTGGCGCTGGCGCTGGGGCAGGCGGTGGTGGCGCGCAAGGAGGTGGCCGAGCGCGAGCGGCTCACCCGCAGCTTCACCGAGCGGGTGGAGCGCATCGAGGCGGCCGCGCGCTACTCCTTCCTGTCGCGCCTGCACGACACGCGCGAGGACCAGCAGGCGCTGCGCGCCAGCATGGACGCGCTGGAGGTCGAGGTGCGCGAGGCGGGCGAGCACGCGGTGGGCCCCGGCCACTACGCGCTGGGCCGCGCGCTGCTGGCGCTGGGCGACGTGGAGGGCGCCCGGGCGCGTCTGGAGTCCGCGTGGCGCCACGGCTACCGCGAGCCCCGCGCGGCCTGGGCGCTGGCGCTGGTGCTGGGGGACCAGTACCGCGAGAAGCTGCTGTTGGACGTCGAGCGGCGGAGCCAGGAGCAGCGCGAGGCGCGCCGGCGTGAGCTGGAGCAGCGCTACCGCGACCCGGCGCTGGCCTACCTGCGCCAGGCCGAGGGGCCGGACGTGCCCGCGCCGCCGCAGTACGTGAAGGCCCTGTTCGCCTTCCACGAAGGGCGCCACGAGGAGGCCCTGGCGCACCTGGACGCCATGGGCAACACCCTGCCCTGGTTCTACGAGGCGCCCCTGTTGCGCGGCGACGTGCACCTGGCCCGCGCCACCGCGCGCTGGCACCAGGGCGACAGCGCGGGCTCCCAGTCGGATTTGGAGGCGGGGCGGCGCGCGTATGCCCAGGCCATCTCCACCGCGGAGAGCCAGCCGGACACGCACTACGCGCTGGGGCGCCTGGAGCTGGCGGCGCTCGTGATGGAGCTGTACGGCTCCGGCGACGTGCAGCCGCCGTACGAGCGGGGCCTCGTCGCCCTGGGGCGCGCGCTCGAGGCCGCGCCCGGCCACCCGCGCTCGCTCGTGGTGCTGTCGCGGCTGCACCGCCGGCTGGGCGAGCAGCACGCCAACCAGAACGCCACGGACGTGGAGGCGCTCTTCGGCAAGGCCATCGACGCGGCGCGCGCCGCGCTGAAGCTCGCGCCCCCCAGCGAGCGCGTCACGCTGGAGCTGGCCATCATCCACCGGCTCTGGGCGCGCCACCTGCAGCGGCTCTCGCAGGACCCGCGCGAGCAGCTGGGCCATTCCATCGAGGCCTTCGAGCAGCTGGGGCCCGGGGAGCGCGACTACGCCTTCTACGCCAACCTGGGCGTGACGCATCAGGTGTGGGCGGACTACGAGAGCGGGCTGGGCCTGGACTCACTGGAGCACCAGGGCAAGGCCATCGACGCGCACCTGGCCGCCATCCGCCTGCGGGAGACGCAGGCCGACGCCTGGATCAACCTGGGCAACGCCTACCGCGCACGGGCGGGCCTCAC
Coding sequences within it:
- a CDS encoding OmpA family protein, with translation MNSRSHHSLLGGLAVLWALSAQAQVQRIPNLELERLQLNPGAKDSLVLSTGDLLPDGTFRLGLTAHYEHKPLVLLRNDDEVSTIVSNRVTVHLSGAYAVTDWLELGLQVPIVSQWGPDTTALGFQTPSTLALGTPWAQARAGLLSEARGGPLDVGLHLGAALPLGSKDTLTRDQGFVFTPRLGLGKKLGDGWRVGADVGALVRTKKYALTPDADPLRDELGVEMNGGVNLTANLFGLREELVVRGTLPFADAPESMEVLLGLRTPAKAGTEFYIMGGPGFGRTPGTPEFRVLAGVNFGPRDDAPACVAGQPHEPARCPNLDADGDGVTNAQDRCPTTPGLAELNGCPDGDDDKDGIPNLADKCPAQPENINGFQDEDGCPDDPDSDNDGITDSKDACPNQPEDKDGFQDEDGCPDPDNDQDGIADAKDACPNEAGPKENRGCPDKDRDNDGLVDRLDNCPDEPGPVKNHGCKQKQLAQIGEGQIRILEAVFFENNKDLISPRSFKLLDGVAAILVSHPEIEKVRVEGHTDNTGKADYNLELSQRRAEAVAKYLEGKGVKRERLEPRGFGPQKPIAENTTKAGRAKNRRVEFRIVGDADGVETKSGEPTDTLEK
- a CDS encoding DUF4215 domain-containing protein, with product MPSSSMHPIAMKRARTGPSVAALALALITTLTGCQEQQPTALASTEAPHAQRSELAGPVIGDGRIQPGEECDDGNTASGDGCSSTGAIEAGYLCHVPGRACSLASLCGNNTVDPGEACDDGNTAAGTNGCSATCDLSLCGNGAFNNRQWPNFDQEICDDGNRTEGDGCNRMCEVEPGFACTGTPSRCVRAGIAFFNTGVDQNNRRLESGADPHWFYSNTTTGAAIGARSANDWPQEIQTATFMVAPLGAPTCVYQDFIIPSTTNVAQFRMRIATFNDNSFDGATVNGQAFTPVTVSEPAGQPWQKSIIREFGTTAAWKTGLNRLELCNENEASPPNAFRYLFVDAYDDRCGDGVVSPREECDDGDTSNGDGCSATCGIEPGYGCTGQPSSCAATCGNGLLNPGEQCDDGNLTPNDGCNASCRVESGYACPTPGQACVATCGNGAIDAGELCDDGNNMSGDGCSNACRIENGYECSGAPSNCAPTCGNGVLNPGELCDDGNTNLGDGCSNACTLELGYTCPTVGQPCVKTCGNGTVDPGEQCDDGNLNSGDGCATECKPEPGYSCSRPSSGPSVCVATCGNGALDANETCDDGNTSGGDGCSQGCAVEAGYQCSGAPSTCTTLCGDGIRAGAETCDDGNTSGNDGCSATCAVEPGYTCPPPGTVCFATCGNGVLNAGETCDDGNTTSGDGCSNTCAQEPGYTCSGQPSTCATTCGDGTVAGGEVCDDGNLESGDTCSPRCLWSNGQPCAASGVCDSGLCNPHSNVCVSPNVCGNGLLDEGEQCDDGDTTGNDGCSATCTVETGYTCAGIPSACAVTCGDGVKAAAEACDDGNTTAGDGCSATCTIEAGHGCQNTNVHAIYTRLGRSQCTSVTDIAQPDLAAAATQATLTVPGRYRAAYVSGAVSYSGTDTWYPGLFGFNHVTGAGTQRFTLGRLPASGTVSATRDAAMGLGFGHHQDFDALSGDVRLALVDTDCADNNNTETQVAYRVDSLSICQLIPVLTDPAPGGVTDPVIGGTGSPGSTIDVYVDGGTTPVCTVVVDAAGRWTCDLGNIPEGPHSVVLTSTEVGATETAPPVNITVELTPPTTPVITGPANGSTVSNNTPPISGTSDPGTTVTVREGGTVVCTATTDASGHWSCTPTTPLPDGTHTITATAVTPQGSTSETSTPSTFNVDTVAPIAPVITGPTNDSTVSTGTPPIGGTAEPGSTVTVREGGTVVCTATADASGHWSCTPTTPLAEGPHTLTATATDGAGNTGPASTPVTFTVSTVVPGAPVITGPANDSVLADSTPAISGTATPGTTVTVREGTTVVCTATTDASGHWSCTPTTPLADGPHDITATATDPSSGNTSGPSNVDTFIIDTVPPDTSFSRTPGASSGSTEAPFAYASNEVGVTFECSLDNGPYVPCRDSYDVSEGEHVLRVRAIDSAGNVDPTPAEHRWTVLNSRAFAGGGCSAAPASSAGLALLTLLGLRRRKARR
- a CDS encoding serine/threonine-protein kinase; this encodes MLGAVDKAGKTQERYEEELLLALDYGLVSAEEATALREEALGLGRSPLELLRARGGVSEHTLSTLREELGPPLEEASSGSGGAPLEATTLDPRTPPVAPPVAALADDASEAPVFPVPDWNRYQPVRFLGQGGMGQVFLAYDPLLRRNVALKFVKGGDPELAKRFLSEARAQARVRHERVCEVYEVGEVQGRGYIAMRYVDGQSLGQLAATLTPEQKVLVLRQAAEGVHAAHRAGLVHRDIKPGNILVERTEDGGYAPFVMDFGLARDWREEAGQSGLVMGTPHYMAPEQARGDTSRLDRRVDVWGLGATLYVLLTGQTPFAGGGQDVITRVQTEEPLPPRAVDRDIPEDLEAVVLKCLEKERSARYDSARALADDLERFLGGEPVHARRGVGYRLRKKARKHRVALSLAVAALTVVALALGQAVVARKEVAERERLTRSFTERVERIEAAARYSFLSRLHDTREDQQALRASMDALEVEVREAGEHAVGPGHYALGRALLALGDVEGARARLESAWRHGYREPRAAWALALVLGDQYREKLLLDVERRSQEQREARRRELEQRYRDPALAYLRQAEGPDVPAPPQYVKALFAFHEGRHEEALAHLDAMGNTLPWFYEAPLLRGDVHLARATARWHQGDSAGSQSDLEAGRRAYAQAISTAESQPDTHYALGRLELAALVMELYGSGDVQPPYERGLVALGRALEAAPGHPRSLVVLSRLHRRLGEQHANQNATDVEALFGKAIDAARAALKLAPPSERVTLELAIIHRLWARHLQRLSQDPREQLGHSIEAFEQLGPGERDYAFYANLGVTHQVWADYESGLGLDSLEHQGKAIDAHLAAIRLRETQADAWINLGNAYRARAGLTRAPDAQGDLTRALEAIQRALALNPRNVIACYQGADVSEQLARWRQEHGQDPRPDLERALALYRQGRDINPKLPQLTNGLGGALLWWAEQRWEEGEDVEALLSEARAAFEQAREAAPQQSYAYNNLGEVEAVRAGFLLARGQDPSPGLKTAEAAYRKTLEMMPGDADVWTNLARVHVLAATHALQERRDVAPRLTRAQEALDRARELNPRLGYAWRYQGALFDVHARERVRLGTAREEDFRRTQEALAQAVELSPRRHEYVLAASELALAWGRWKARAGQDATEVLTRALEDVERILAARPKWARAQLLRAGLLWALAEGSAVPEQRQAWTTRARADAEQALAKNPHLASTWKARLAPDLELSARPAAP
- a CDS encoding CocE/NonD family hydrolase produces the protein MAQRLLSRWFPRCSLLVAVLIPVLATAAVPSALPVAHGVLTAAATTGFKFVDIPVGGGVVLKANHIAPATPGPHPAVVFISSWGLNDLEYLAQAKALAERGYVALSYTPRGFWASGGGIDTAGPTDIADTSHVIDWLLANTPTNPARIGLSGVSYGAGIALIASGFDSRVKAVAALSGWTDLVASLYGGDTRRPQAVALLDVAARLLGRPSPELRTTIDNYFANRDIEGIKQWGRIRSAATYVDRINAHAPAILIANAYGDSLFPPNQLISFFNRLTGPKRLELAPGDHAVVEATGLVGLPNHVWTSVTRWLDQHVAGIDTGIGNEPPLVLRTYDGDVEGYASWAAVTSSTQRHGLGAIRLLDGTGTLGGAPTAGGSRTVWGGIDTTADAGVALLTNGLQGLTGIPPIVWLPGVNRLRAGVWTSPPASRELALRGTTALRLRITPTTASGTVVAYLYDVVGDFGGLITHVPLSWYGATPGTPLDLDLVFPVTAYDVPAWHSLALVVDTEDPLYFGANTPNATLSLGGPSWLDLPLR